The segment AGGACTTATGGATATCTGACATTTTATTATTTCCAATTTTTATGTTTTTTAATGATTTTTGGCTGATAAAAATTCCTGTAAGGATAGTTATTAATAGTGAAATCAGTAATCCTATGTTTATAATGAGATTTATTGTTCTTTTGAGGGTATATTTTCCCTTGGTTATTGCTTTAAAATACTTTTCATTTAGTTTTAAATGTGCTAATATCAAAAATAATAATCCTATACCCACCAGTTCATGTATTAAAATTGGAAGACTAATAAATTCCAACATAATTGCAACAATCATTAATAGGTCTACACTTATTCTTTTTTTAATCTTATTTTCCATATTAATACTATGAACATTAATTAATTTATATTTTGCTTCTGGTTAAAGACATGTTCTTCATTGCCTAGTAAAAGAGTTAAATCTGCTTTCTTAATTTTTTAGGCCCTGTAGAAAACCCCTATTATTTTTTCATTTTTTGAAAAAAATACTAATTAAAATGTAATTTTTTAAAAAATAGGGCAATAGTTCAAAAAAATATAATTCATACAATAATTAAAGTGTAAAAAAAAGTTAATGGAAAATAATTTTCATCAAAAAGTCCATACAAGACAAATACCAACAGTTTCTAAAGGATAATAATATTACCATTTAACTTTATCAAATACGTATTCAATATTGTTGAAATCCAATACTTCACTGACTTTAACGTTCTTTGATGAAAATGTTTTTTCAATATCGGCCATTACTTCCCTTTTTCCTTCATCTTTCATGTTAACGACTATCCTGTCATCATAATCAATGAGCAATACCTCTATTGATATATTATCATCGTTTGATTCAAAAATGAAGTTAATTATCTTTTTTAAAGTTTCACAATATGCCTCATCAACGTTCAAACTTTTCAGATGATTGAACATTTCATTTTTCACATCGTCATTTTTATCCTGGATAGTATAATTTCTAGATTTTTCAATCAATCCCTTTTTAACGAAAAAGAGTCCCGAATATTCTTTCTCTTTTCTTTCAACAAATTTTACATAAATTGCAACAGCCACAATTGATAAAGTAAATCCCAATAGGAAGGATATCCAAACACTGGTAATACCTATAAATGGATATAATGCGAATGTAAATATTAACGGTCCTCCCAACTCTGAAATGAATGTAATAATTCCTGATTCAACAGTCCTTTCAATTCCTTCATAATAAAATATCAATGTGGTTGAAATTGCCATAGGAATAAATGCTAATGAATATAATCTAAGAGCATTTTCCACCATCGTATCGTTAGGCATATGGGCAAGGTTAAAAAACATCAACATTCCATCAGGATAGATTAATAGGAATGCGGTGAATGCTATTGAACATATTAACGACAATACAAGCGATTTTCTTACAATATACTGTATATTATAAAAATCATTTTGCGAGTAAAATATAGGTACAATAGACGATAATGTTTCCGAAAATCCTACCAGAAAGATACTTATGACCAGTAATGCATTCATACATACATTAAATATATCCAAACCAAATTCACCCAAAGATGCACTGAGGATTAAATTAAGCACATAAATCAATATTATATTGAAAACACCCATACTTGCACTTGGAAGGCCTATTTTGATTATTTCCATTGCTGAAGT is part of the Methanosphaera sp. BMS genome and harbors:
- a CDS encoding DUF4405 domain-containing protein translates to MENKIKKRISVDLLMIVAIMLEFISLPILIHELVGIGLLFLILAHLKLNEKYFKAITKGKYTLKRTINLIINIGLLISLLITILTGIFISQKSLKNIKIGNNKMSDIHKSSSIISLIFLVLHLLITHKKLIRGLKKLH
- a CDS encoding MATE family efflux transporter; translated protein: MSNKIIYHKFKQLLLPSLLIAMALNITSIVDSSFIATFIGYNGQAALQTLSPLIFLVTIFEWLFGLGGQILSLNKKAEFDEDGSNFYFTVAMLSTIILSILIFLACFLFEDTLIAILHPTPGSIGYVKAYGTYLFICFPIVTLLGVLTQFIRVDGQPNFASALIVLVNIINIVLDYLFLAVFHTGIEGASLAMLIGYVIGFICAFKYIFDSKRTFKFVWSKVKLKTGITSAMEIIKIGLPSASMGVFNIILIYVLNLILSASLGEFGLDIFNVCMNALLVISIFLVGFSETLSSIVPIFYSQNDFYNIQYIVRKSLVLSLICSIAFTAFLLIYPDGMLMFFNLAHMPNDTMVENALRLYSLAFIPMAISTTLIFYYEGIERTVESGIITFISELGGPLIFTFALYPFIGITSVWISFLLGFTLSIVAVAIYVKFVERKEKEYSGLFFVKKGLIEKSRNYTIQDKNDDVKNEMFNHLKSLNVDEAYCETLKKIINFIFESNDDNISIEVLLIDYDDRIVVNMKDEGKREVMADIEKTFSSKNVKVSEVLDFNNIEYVFDKVKW